Proteins from one Arthrobacter sp. Soc17.1.1.1 genomic window:
- the lepA gene encoding translation elongation factor 4 has translation MSPMARTAPVPAATDPAIIRNFCIIAHIDHGKSTLADRMLQLTGAVEQRDMKAQYLDRMDIERERGITIKSQAVRLPWEVDGTAYALNMIDTPGHVDFTYEVSRSLAACEGAVLLVDAAQGIEAQTLANLYLAMENNLTIIPVLNKIDLPAAQPEKYAAELASLIGGDPEDVLKVSGKTGVGVEALMDKIVRDLPAPTGNPDAPARAMIFDSVYDTYRGVVTYVRVVDGKLSPRERIQMMSTRASHELLEIGVSSPEPKPSKGLGVGEVGYLITGVKDVRQSKVGDTVTNLAKPAAESLGGYQDPKPMVFSGLYPLDGTDYPVLRDALAKFTLNDAALVYEPETSAALGFGFRVGFLGLLHLEITRERLEREYNLDLISTAPNVEYEVTLEDKRVLKVTNPSEYPVGKIAEVREPMVSATILAPSEFVGAIMELCQQRRGVLGGMDYLSEDRVEIRYRLPLAEIVFDFFDLLKSKTRGYGSLDWKADGDQVSDLVKVDILLQGEQVDAFSAITHRDKAYAYGVMMTGKLRELIPRQQFEVPIQAAIGARIIARESIRAIRKDVLAKCYGGDITRKRKLLEKQKEGKKRMKMVGRVEVPQEAFIAALSSDESKDKAKK, from the coding sequence GTGTCACCCATGGCCCGCACCGCGCCGGTGCCCGCCGCCACCGATCCGGCGATCATCAGGAATTTCTGCATCATCGCCCACATCGATCACGGGAAGTCCACGCTGGCGGACCGCATGCTCCAGCTCACCGGAGCCGTGGAGCAGCGGGACATGAAGGCGCAGTACCTCGACCGGATGGATATCGAGCGCGAGCGCGGCATCACCATCAAGTCCCAGGCCGTGCGCCTGCCCTGGGAGGTCGACGGGACCGCCTACGCGCTGAACATGATCGACACGCCCGGGCACGTCGACTTCACCTACGAGGTGTCCCGCTCCCTCGCTGCGTGCGAGGGAGCGGTCCTGCTCGTCGATGCGGCGCAGGGCATCGAGGCCCAGACCCTCGCGAACCTGTACCTCGCGATGGAGAACAACCTCACGATCATCCCCGTGCTGAACAAGATCGACCTGCCCGCCGCCCAGCCGGAGAAGTACGCGGCGGAACTGGCGAGCCTGATCGGCGGCGACCCGGAGGACGTGCTGAAGGTCTCCGGCAAGACGGGCGTGGGCGTCGAGGCCCTCATGGACAAGATAGTCCGTGACCTGCCCGCCCCCACCGGGAATCCGGATGCGCCCGCTCGGGCGATGATCTTCGACTCCGTGTACGACACGTATCGCGGCGTGGTCACCTACGTCCGCGTCGTCGACGGCAAGCTGAGCCCCCGCGAACGCATCCAGATGATGTCGACCCGCGCCAGCCACGAGCTGCTCGAGATCGGCGTCAGCTCTCCCGAGCCGAAGCCGTCCAAGGGCCTGGGCGTCGGCGAGGTGGGCTACCTCATCACCGGCGTGAAGGACGTCCGCCAGTCGAAGGTCGGCGATACCGTCACCAACCTCGCGAAGCCGGCCGCGGAGTCGCTCGGCGGCTACCAGGACCCGAAGCCGATGGTCTTCTCGGGCCTCTACCCCCTCGACGGCACGGACTACCCCGTGCTCCGCGATGCCCTGGCGAAGTTCACCCTCAACGACGCCGCCCTCGTCTACGAGCCGGAGACCTCCGCCGCCCTGGGCTTCGGCTTCCGTGTCGGCTTCCTCGGCCTGCTGCACCTCGAGATCACGCGTGAGCGCCTCGAGCGGGAGTACAACCTCGACCTGATCTCCACGGCACCCAACGTCGAGTACGAGGTCACCCTCGAGGACAAGCGCGTCCTCAAGGTCACCAACCCGAGCGAGTACCCGGTGGGCAAGATCGCCGAGGTGCGCGAACCTATGGTGTCTGCGACCATCCTCGCGCCGTCGGAGTTCGTCGGCGCCATCATGGAGCTCTGCCAGCAGCGCCGCGGCGTCCTCGGCGGCATGGACTACCTGTCCGAGGACCGCGTGGAGATCCGCTACCGGCTGCCCCTCGCGGAGATCGTCTTCGACTTCTTCGACCTGCTGAAGTCCAAGACCCGCGGCTACGGCTCCCTCGACTGGAAGGCCGACGGCGACCAGGTGTCCGACCTCGTCAAGGTGGACATCCTCCTGCAGGGGGAGCAGGTGGACGCCTTCAGCGCCATCACCCACCGCGACAAGGCCTACGCGTACGGCGTCATGATGACGGGCAAGCTCCGCGAACTCATCCCGCGGCAGCAGTTCGAGGTGCCCATCCAGGCGGCCATCGGCGCGCGGATCATCGCGCGCGAGAGCATCAGGGCCATCCGCAAGGACGTCCTGGCCAAGTGCTACGGCGGTGACATCACCCGCAAGCGCAAGCTCCTCGAGAAGCAGAAGGAGGGCAAGAAGCGCATGAAGATGGTGGGCCGGGTCGAGGTCCCCCAGGAAGCCTTCATCGCCGCGCTGTCCTCCGACGAGTCGAAGGACAAAGCCAAGAAGTGA
- a CDS encoding type II toxin-antitoxin system PemK/MazF family toxin: protein MAITLSSLLSLARRVVRGLESRPSAPAPDRSPTRRRGGSAGRVTPATRAAGRRRTASLAYSPSSDGNPDPGEIVWTWVPYEDDPAQGKDRPVLLIGRDGRDLLGLMLTSRDRNNTREHDGRYIDIGTGAWDRQGRPSEVKVDRLLRVAPATIRREGSVLPRDRFERVVAALPDDLLG, encoded by the coding sequence ATGGCCATCACCCTGAGCTCGCTCCTGTCCCTGGCACGCCGCGTCGTCCGCGGCCTCGAGAGCCGACCGTCCGCTCCGGCACCGGATCGCAGTCCGACCAGGAGGCGCGGCGGGTCCGCGGGACGTGTCACCCCCGCCACCCGGGCGGCGGGCCGACGCCGGACCGCCTCGCTGGCCTACTCCCCCTCGAGCGACGGGAATCCCGATCCGGGAGAGATCGTGTGGACGTGGGTGCCCTACGAGGACGACCCCGCGCAGGGCAAGGACCGCCCCGTGCTCCTGATCGGGCGGGACGGGCGCGACCTGCTGGGCCTCATGCTGACCAGCCGCGACCGCAACAACACCCGGGAGCACGACGGCCGGTACATCGACATCGGCACCGGTGCCTGGGACCGGCAAGGCCGGCCGAGTGAGGTGAAGGTCGACCGGCTCCTCCGGGTTGCTCCCGCAACGATCCGGCGCGAAGGATCAGTGCTCCCACGGGACCGCTTCGAGCGCGTCGTCGCGGCGCTCCCCGACGACCTCCTCGGCTGA
- the rpsT gene encoding 30S ribosomal protein S20 yields the protein MANIKSQKKRILTNEKARQRNNSVKSELKTAIRAVNTAVEGADKDAAATALQAASRKLDKAVSKGVLHKNNAANRKSAISKKVNAL from the coding sequence GTGGCAAACATCAAGTCCCAGAAGAAGCGCATCCTCACCAACGAGAAGGCGAGGCAGCGCAACAACTCGGTCAAGTCCGAGCTCAAGACCGCCATCCGCGCCGTGAACACGGCCGTCGAAGGCGCTGACAAGGACGCTGCTGCAACGGCACTCCAGGCCGCCAGCCGCAAGCTCGACAAGGCTGTCAGCAAGGGCGTGCTGCACAAGAACAACGCAGCGAACCGCAAGTCCGCGATCTCCAAGAAGGTCAACGCGCTCTAA
- the holA gene encoding DNA polymerase III subunit delta, with amino-acid sequence MATRSPAGRTSGPSPASASWRDVKPAAVVLLSGPEDYLAAKAAESIRGQVRAAQPDAELVRFDAGSYEAGTLLMHASPSLFGDWKIIEAAGLAQMNDAFLIDTIAYLTDPAPDVVLVMRHSGGNRGKKLLDAVKAAKATIVDCQPLKKDGEKAEFVTTEFRLARRRIDADAVRALVAAVGSQLPELAAACQQLMADTAGDVSVETVEKYYGGRVEATGFKVADAALAGRTAQALSMLRHALATGADPVPIVAALAMKVRAVAKVHGVRGSSVQLAKDLGMAPWQVDQARREAQRFSSDALARSIRALAEADAQVKGESRDPVYAVERAVTVIALGDG; translated from the coding sequence GTGGCAACAAGATCCCCGGCCGGCCGCACCAGCGGCCCGAGTCCTGCGTCCGCATCGTGGCGGGACGTCAAGCCGGCCGCCGTCGTCCTGCTGTCGGGGCCCGAGGACTACCTCGCGGCGAAGGCGGCCGAATCGATCCGCGGCCAGGTCCGTGCAGCGCAGCCCGACGCCGAACTTGTCCGCTTCGACGCCGGGTCCTACGAGGCCGGTACGCTGCTCATGCACGCGAGCCCGTCCCTCTTCGGTGACTGGAAGATCATCGAGGCAGCGGGACTGGCGCAGATGAACGACGCCTTCCTGATCGACACGATCGCCTACCTCACCGACCCGGCACCCGACGTCGTCCTGGTGATGCGCCATTCCGGCGGGAACCGCGGGAAGAAGCTGCTGGACGCCGTCAAGGCGGCGAAAGCGACCATCGTGGACTGCCAGCCACTGAAGAAGGACGGCGAGAAGGCCGAGTTCGTCACCACCGAGTTCCGCCTCGCGCGACGGCGCATCGACGCCGACGCGGTGCGTGCGCTCGTCGCCGCGGTCGGTTCGCAGCTTCCGGAACTGGCGGCGGCATGTCAGCAGCTGATGGCCGACACCGCGGGCGACGTCTCCGTCGAGACGGTCGAGAAGTACTACGGGGGGCGTGTCGAGGCGACGGGCTTCAAGGTCGCCGACGCGGCCCTCGCCGGACGCACCGCGCAGGCGCTGTCGATGCTGCGCCACGCCCTCGCGACGGGCGCCGACCCCGTGCCCATCGTCGCAGCGCTCGCCATGAAGGTCCGCGCGGTCGCGAAGGTGCACGGTGTCAGGGGGTCGTCGGTGCAGCTCGCCAAGGATCTGGGGATGGCGCCCTGGCAGGTCGACCAGGCGCGCCGGGAAGCGCAGCGTTTCAGCTCGGACGCCCTGGCCCGGAGCATCCGCGCGCTGGCGGAGGCCGACGCGCAGGTGAAGGGCGAGTCACGGGACCCGGTCTACGCCGTCGAGCGGGCCGTGACAGTCATCGCGCTGGGTGACGGCTGA
- a CDS encoding ComEC/Rec2 family competence protein: MQVPLRRDLRLLPSAAAAWAAAGAAIHGGASAVTTAGLVAAAAALLLACLILLVPPRPRRGWRLLPAQALPPAAAVALVLLAAGGSLVRMAAGPVDDAVREGTVFTAVLRITGEPSTLPAGPYGGGTRYLVDADVIGGVLHGRAFASATPVVVLGSGSWGAVGTGDVARVLGTANPADRVGRATAVFLPASTPTIEGARGWLASTSDLRSGFRDLASRDDRDGGLLPGMALGDRTGLEPALAADMKTTGMTHLTAVSGANCSYVVAFTFLGLRSARLPRLPAAIGAVVALVCFVLLVRPEPSVLRAAVMGGIGVAAVLSGRGRVSLTLLLLSIIILLAADPWLAVSFAFTLSVAATLGLVTVGPAMVEAFERVVPRLLAQLLAIPLTAQLFCTPVLVLIQPSLPVYSLPANILASPVVPAITLLGMAAVLTLVGAPILAPPLVAAAQMGTRWVAGVAETLADAPSASLPWVPGVPGAVIASLVSAALVLLIRRDAVVARWRRRGGRAGITRPGPEDPPSSGPGRERGRDRCRHRSRRRAVLLAAVLGCLLGLAAASVLAGRVGAPQARSWVLAMCDVGQGDAVVVRTTPGHALVVDAGPDPEAMDRCLDALRVEVIDALVITHLHEDHYGGIGGAVRGRTLTALYFSTGEDRLPAQVEDAATAGGVRAERLDSASTLDLAPLHVDVLWPREDEVLLEENNASAVLAVTAHTPRGPLTILLMGDLEEDAAAALLSGLPSLGTDGVEVLKVAHHGARNGGTALLEAVHPRLALISVGEGNDYGHPHPSILGALDRTRTATARTDQLGTFLVDVVGSALEVRPLR; encoded by the coding sequence GTGCAAGTCCCGCTGCGACGGGACCTGCGCCTCCTACCTTCGGCGGCCGCCGCGTGGGCCGCTGCAGGCGCCGCGATCCACGGAGGGGCCTCGGCGGTGACGACGGCAGGGCTGGTCGCAGCTGCGGCCGCCCTGCTCCTGGCCTGCCTGATCCTCCTCGTGCCCCCGCGACCCCGCCGTGGGTGGAGGCTGCTGCCCGCTCAGGCCCTGCCGCCCGCAGCGGCCGTGGCACTGGTCCTGCTCGCCGCCGGAGGGAGCCTCGTCCGCATGGCGGCCGGCCCGGTGGACGACGCCGTCCGTGAGGGTACCGTGTTCACCGCCGTGCTCCGCATCACCGGGGAGCCGTCGACACTGCCGGCAGGCCCCTACGGTGGAGGGACCAGGTACCTCGTCGATGCGGACGTGATCGGCGGGGTCCTGCACGGCAGGGCCTTCGCCTCCGCCACCCCGGTGGTGGTCCTCGGGTCGGGTTCCTGGGGAGCTGTTGGCACAGGAGACGTCGCGCGGGTGCTCGGTACCGCGAATCCGGCCGATCGGGTCGGCCGGGCGACCGCCGTCTTCCTGCCGGCGAGTACGCCCACCATCGAGGGTGCCCGAGGATGGCTCGCCTCCACCTCTGATCTTCGGTCGGGGTTCCGGGACCTGGCGTCGCGCGACGACCGCGACGGCGGCCTGCTCCCGGGCATGGCACTCGGCGACAGGACCGGGCTCGAGCCCGCCCTCGCGGCGGACATGAAGACCACGGGCATGACGCACCTCACCGCGGTGAGCGGCGCCAACTGCTCCTACGTGGTCGCGTTCACCTTCCTCGGGCTGCGGTCGGCCCGCCTTCCCCGCCTTCCGGCGGCGATCGGCGCGGTCGTGGCCCTCGTGTGCTTCGTGCTGCTGGTGCGGCCGGAACCGAGCGTGCTCCGGGCAGCGGTGATGGGCGGGATCGGCGTGGCCGCCGTCCTCTCCGGGCGGGGCCGGGTGTCCCTGACCCTCCTGCTGCTGTCCATCATCATCCTGCTCGCCGCCGATCCCTGGCTCGCGGTGTCCTTCGCGTTCACGCTCTCCGTGGCGGCGACCCTCGGACTCGTCACCGTCGGCCCGGCGATGGTGGAGGCCTTCGAGCGGGTGGTGCCCCGGCTTCTGGCGCAACTGCTGGCCATCCCCCTGACGGCGCAGCTCTTCTGCACGCCCGTCCTCGTCCTGATCCAGCCCTCTCTCCCCGTCTACTCGCTGCCGGCCAACATCCTGGCCTCGCCGGTGGTCCCGGCGATCACCCTGCTGGGGATGGCGGCGGTGCTCACGCTGGTCGGTGCCCCGATCCTGGCTCCGCCACTGGTGGCCGCCGCTCAGATGGGCACGCGGTGGGTCGCGGGCGTCGCGGAGACCCTGGCCGATGCGCCGTCGGCGTCGCTGCCGTGGGTGCCGGGCGTGCCGGGGGCGGTGATCGCGAGCCTGGTGTCCGCGGCGCTCGTGCTGCTCATCCGCCGGGATGCCGTCGTCGCCCGGTGGCGACGCCGAGGCGGACGAGCCGGCATCACCCGCCCGGGTCCCGAGGACCCGCCGTCGAGCGGGCCCGGTCGTGAGCGAGGCCGGGACCGGTGCCGGCACCGGAGCCGGCGCCGGGCCGTGCTGCTCGCCGCTGTCCTCGGCTGCCTGCTGGGTCTGGCCGCGGCCTCGGTGCTCGCCGGGCGTGTCGGTGCACCGCAGGCACGCTCCTGGGTCCTCGCGATGTGCGACGTCGGCCAGGGCGACGCCGTCGTGGTGAGGACGACGCCGGGTCACGCGCTCGTCGTCGATGCGGGACCGGATCCCGAGGCGATGGACCGCTGCCTGGACGCCCTGCGCGTCGAGGTGATCGATGCACTGGTCATCACGCATCTCCACGAGGACCACTACGGCGGCATCGGGGGCGCGGTCCGGGGGAGGACCCTGACCGCGCTCTACTTCTCCACGGGGGAGGACCGGCTGCCGGCCCAGGTGGAGGACGCAGCGACGGCGGGCGGGGTGCGCGCCGAGCGACTGGACAGTGCGTCGACGCTCGACCTCGCCCCGCTGCACGTCGACGTCCTGTGGCCCAGGGAGGACGAGGTGCTCCTGGAGGAGAACAACGCGAGCGCGGTGCTCGCGGTCACCGCGCACACACCCCGTGGCCCGCTGACGATCCTGCTCATGGGCGATCTGGAGGAGGACGCGGCGGCGGCGCTGCTGTCAGGCCTGCCCTCGCTGGGCACGGACGGCGTGGAGGTCCTCAAGGTCGCCCATCACGGAGCCAGGAACGGGGGTACTGCGCTGCTGGAGGCCGTGCATCCGCGCCTGGCACTCATCTCGGTGGGGGAGGGCAACGACTACGGTCATCCCCACCCGAGCATTTTGGGCGCACTCGACCGCACCCGGACCGCCACCGCCCGCACGGACCAGCTGGGCACCTTCCTCGTCGACGTCGTGGGCAGCGCCCTCGAGGTCAGGCCACTGCGGTGA
- a CDS encoding ComEA family DNA-binding protein: MGKHRWPTAGTAWAPPLRAPDSVPFDEGSSRARPPGGSADQDARRAGYEEHEEHEEHEEHEEHEEYADRDAAGLAEDPAGHDGAYDADGAYDADAAYGAAYDTETDTDADADGAYDAADDDASDGRASLRAEGPRRTVAPRGLAGRQPRTPPESRTPPEARTPPEARAMQWRVARSAALVFLGVALAVGAVLFLVRSSEPSAAAVSVQLDAAEESAPLGRPEGGGPGAPTDRASGDGAAPQEAGGGTSTDGDASEAVSPGGDASRDVAPRTSSDAPANGAPAGGTVVVYVTGAVASPGVVTVPVGTRLFEVVEQAGGALPGADLEGINLAATPSDGQHVHLLAVGEEPRPDQPRPESSGTGRVPGAASGGVPGGATDAIGGSTGPAGVLDINTASLAEIESLPRVGPVLGQRIIDWRDEHGPFVQTSDIDAVPGIGPALLEGILPLIVAR, from the coding sequence ATGGGAAAGCACCGATGGCCGACAGCCGGGACCGCGTGGGCGCCGCCACTCCGCGCACCCGACTCCGTGCCGTTCGATGAAGGTTCGTCCCGCGCCCGGCCACCCGGTGGATCCGCGGACCAGGACGCCCGCCGTGCAGGGTACGAGGAGCACGAGGAGCACGAGGAGCACGAGGAGCACGAGGAGCACGAGGAGTACGCGGACCGCGATGCCGCGGGGCTCGCGGAGGACCCCGCGGGCCATGACGGTGCCTATGACGCTGACGGTGCCTATGACGCTGACGCTGCCTATGGCGCTGCCTATGACACTGAAACTGACACTGACGCTGACGCTGACGGCGCCTATGACGCTGCCGACGACGATGCCAGTGACGGCAGGGCGTCCCTCCGGGCGGAAGGACCGCGGCGGACGGTGGCCCCGCGCGGCCTCGCCGGGCGGCAACCGCGGACTCCGCCGGAATCCCGGACACCGCCGGAAGCCCGGACGCCGCCGGAGGCCCGGGCGATGCAGTGGCGGGTGGCGCGTTCGGCGGCGCTCGTTTTCCTCGGCGTGGCCCTGGCCGTCGGGGCCGTGCTCTTCCTCGTGCGCAGTTCGGAACCGTCGGCGGCCGCCGTCTCGGTACAGCTGGACGCCGCGGAGGAGTCCGCGCCGCTCGGGCGACCGGAGGGCGGCGGCCCCGGCGCGCCCACGGATCGCGCGTCGGGTGACGGCGCTGCACCCCAGGAGGCCGGGGGTGGGACCTCCACCGACGGGGACGCTTCGGAGGCAGTGTCCCCCGGAGGCGACGCCTCGCGGGACGTGGCACCGCGAACGTCATCGGACGCGCCCGCGAACGGTGCACCCGCCGGCGGGACGGTCGTCGTGTACGTGACGGGGGCCGTGGCATCGCCCGGCGTCGTCACGGTGCCCGTCGGGACGCGCCTGTTCGAGGTCGTCGAGCAGGCCGGCGGTGCGCTTCCCGGGGCGGACCTCGAAGGCATCAACCTCGCGGCCACGCCCTCCGACGGGCAGCACGTGCACCTCCTGGCCGTGGGCGAGGAGCCGAGGCCCGACCAGCCCCGACCGGAGTCGTCCGGCACAGGACGCGTGCCGGGTGCGGCATCCGGCGGGGTGCCCGGGGGAGCTACGGATGCCATCGGGGGGAGCACTGGTCCGGCCGGGGTCCTCGACATCAACACCGCCTCCCTCGCGGAGATCGAGTCCCTTCCGCGCGTCGGACCGGTGCTGGGACAGCGGATCATCGACTGGCGGGACGAGCACGGCCCCTTCGTGCAGACGTCGGACATCGACGCCGTTCCCGGGATCGGACCGGCGCTGCTCGAAGGGATCCTCCCCCTCATCGTGGCGCGGTGA
- a CDS encoding DegV family protein has translation MRIAVVTDSAAGFAPGWCEAGGPAEGVHVVAMPVLVGDEILTGEHDDVTAPLMLALAAGSHVRTSRPSPGQFERVYGQLAEEGYDGIVSVHLSGLLSGTVEAARLAASRAAIPVEVIDTRTAGMAQGRAALAALATAASGGDLQASAAAAAIAARSSSLYFYVPSLEQLRRGGRITAAAAWLGTLLSVRVILRVQGGRLVPLERMRSAARGMQRLQELVEADVADRTSGVHLTVHHFGNEDEAEALADRLQIMAGSGRVSTAPCPSVLAAHAGLGVVAVTVSPG, from the coding sequence GTGCGCATAGCCGTCGTCACCGATTCGGCCGCCGGCTTCGCTCCCGGGTGGTGCGAAGCCGGCGGGCCCGCCGAGGGTGTGCACGTGGTCGCCATGCCGGTCCTCGTGGGGGACGAGATCCTGACCGGCGAGCACGACGACGTCACCGCGCCGCTCATGCTCGCCCTCGCCGCCGGGTCCCACGTGCGCACCTCCAGACCGTCACCCGGCCAGTTCGAGCGCGTCTACGGCCAGCTGGCCGAGGAGGGCTACGACGGGATCGTGTCCGTGCACCTGTCCGGACTGCTGTCCGGCACGGTCGAGGCGGCACGCCTGGCGGCGTCACGGGCGGCCATCCCGGTCGAGGTGATCGACACCCGGACCGCCGGGATGGCCCAGGGCCGTGCGGCCCTCGCGGCCCTCGCGACAGCCGCTTCGGGCGGCGATCTGCAGGCCTCCGCCGCGGCTGCGGCCATCGCGGCCCGCAGCTCCAGCCTCTACTTCTACGTCCCGAGCCTCGAGCAGCTGCGCCGCGGCGGCAGGATCACCGCCGCTGCCGCGTGGCTCGGCACCCTGCTGTCCGTCCGGGTGATCCTGCGGGTGCAGGGCGGGCGGCTGGTGCCGCTCGAGCGGATGCGGTCGGCTGCCCGCGGGATGCAGCGGCTCCAGGAACTCGTCGAGGCCGACGTGGCCGACCGGACGAGCGGCGTCCACCTCACGGTCCACCATTTCGGTAACGAGGACGAGGCGGAGGCCCTTGCGGACCGGCTGCAGATCATGGCCGGCTCGGGCCGCGTGTCGACGGCGCCGTGCCCCTCGGTGCTGGCCGCGCACGCAGGGCTCGGCGTCGTGGCCGTCACCGTCAGCCCCGGATGA
- the leuS gene encoding leucine--tRNA ligase, with product MSTNPEVAQPDENTYDVAAIEARWPAVWDELQAFAPADDGTRERRYVLDMFPYPSGDLHMGHAEAFAMGDVAARYYRQKGFDVLHPIGWDSFGLPAENAAIKRNAHPAEWTYANIETQAHSFKRYAISADWERRLHTSDPEYYRWTQWLFVRFFQKGLAYRRNSPVNWCPKDQTVLANEQVINGACDRCGTMVTKKNLNQWYFRITDYADRLLDDMEQLKGHWPERVLAMQRNWIGRSEGAHVRFRIEADADQPASDVAVFTTRPDTLYGATFFVVAADADLALELVTPDRRAALEEYREQVKGLSEIERQATEREKTGIFTGRYAVNPLNGEKLPVWAADYVLADYGTGAIMAVPAHDQRDLDFARAFDLPVRTVVDTGAEDAAVTGVATTGEGTLVNSGELTGLDKPAAIRRAVQLIEEQGTGEHTVNYRLRDWLLSRQRFWGTPIPIIHCPSCGEVPVPDDQLPVTLPEGLRGESLAPKGTSPLAAVEEWVNVSCPSCGGAAKRDTDTMDTFVDSSWYYLRFVDPHLDTAPFDTEAVNRWLPVGQYVGGVEHAILHLLYSRFFTKVLYDLGMVGFTEPFSALLNQGQVLNGGKAMSKSLGNGVDLGEQLDRYGVDAVRLTMVFASPPEDDVDWADVSPSGSAKFLARAWRLGNDVTSAVGADPASGDRALRSVTHRTVAEAAELMEANKFNVVIAKLMELVNATRKAIDSGAGGADPAVREATEAVAILLSLFAPYTAEDLWNRLGHEATVATAGWPTVDPALLTQETVVAVVQVQGKVRDRLTVSPDIAEDELRELALASDQVQRVLDGRGIRTVIVRAPKLVNIVPA from the coding sequence GTGAGCACCAACCCCGAGGTCGCCCAGCCGGACGAGAACACCTACGACGTCGCCGCCATCGAGGCACGCTGGCCGGCGGTCTGGGACGAGCTCCAGGCGTTCGCCCCGGCGGACGACGGCACGCGCGAACGGCGCTACGTGCTCGACATGTTCCCCTACCCCTCCGGTGACCTCCATATGGGGCACGCGGAGGCCTTCGCCATGGGCGACGTCGCCGCACGGTACTACCGGCAGAAGGGCTTCGACGTCCTGCACCCGATCGGCTGGGACTCCTTCGGCCTGCCGGCGGAGAACGCCGCCATCAAGCGCAACGCACACCCGGCGGAGTGGACGTACGCGAACATCGAGACGCAGGCCCACTCGTTCAAGCGCTATGCCATCAGCGCGGACTGGGAGCGCCGCCTGCACACCTCGGACCCCGAGTACTACCGCTGGACGCAGTGGCTGTTCGTCCGGTTCTTCCAGAAGGGCCTCGCCTACCGCCGCAACTCGCCGGTGAACTGGTGCCCGAAGGACCAGACCGTCCTGGCCAACGAGCAGGTCATCAACGGCGCCTGCGACCGCTGCGGGACCATGGTCACCAAGAAGAACCTCAACCAGTGGTACTTCAGGATCACGGACTACGCCGACCGCCTGCTCGACGACATGGAGCAGCTGAAGGGCCACTGGCCCGAGCGCGTGCTCGCCATGCAGCGCAACTGGATCGGCCGCTCCGAGGGAGCGCACGTGCGCTTCCGCATCGAGGCCGACGCGGACCAGCCGGCGTCGGACGTCGCGGTCTTCACGACGCGTCCCGACACGCTGTACGGGGCGACGTTCTTCGTCGTCGCGGCCGACGCGGACCTCGCCCTCGAGCTGGTCACGCCCGACCGCCGAGCCGCCCTGGAGGAGTACCGGGAGCAGGTCAAGGGCCTGTCCGAGATCGAGCGGCAGGCCACCGAGCGGGAGAAGACGGGCATCTTCACCGGCCGCTACGCCGTCAACCCCCTCAACGGGGAGAAGCTGCCGGTCTGGGCCGCGGACTACGTCCTGGCCGACTACGGGACCGGTGCCATCATGGCCGTGCCCGCGCACGACCAGCGCGACCTCGACTTCGCCCGCGCCTTCGACCTGCCGGTGCGCACCGTCGTCGACACCGGAGCGGAGGACGCGGCCGTCACCGGTGTGGCGACCACGGGCGAGGGGACCCTCGTGAACTCCGGCGAACTGACCGGGCTGGACAAGCCGGCCGCCATCCGGCGCGCCGTCCAGCTCATCGAGGAGCAGGGCACCGGGGAGCACACCGTCAACTACCGCCTCCGCGACTGGCTGCTGTCCCGCCAGCGCTTCTGGGGTACGCCCATCCCGATCATCCACTGCCCGTCCTGCGGGGAGGTCCCGGTACCGGACGACCAGCTGCCCGTCACGCTGCCCGAGGGGCTGCGCGGCGAGTCCCTGGCGCCCAAGGGCACCTCGCCGCTGGCCGCGGTCGAGGAGTGGGTCAACGTCTCCTGCCCGTCGTGCGGCGGCGCCGCGAAGCGCGACACCGACACCATGGACACCTTCGTCGACTCGTCCTGGTACTACCTCCGTTTCGTGGACCCGCACCTGGACACGGCGCCGTTCGACACCGAGGCCGTCAACCGCTGGCTGCCGGTCGGCCAGTACGTGGGCGGGGTGGAGCACGCCATCCTGCACCTGCTGTACAGCAGGTTCTTCACGAAGGTCCTGTACGACCTGGGGATGGTCGGCTTCACCGAGCCCTTCAGCGCGCTGCTGAACCAGGGCCAGGTCCTCAATGGTGGCAAGGCGATGAGCAAGTCGCTCGGCAACGGCGTGGACCTGGGCGAGCAGCTGGACCGCTACGGCGTGGACGCCGTGCGCCTCACCATGGTGTTCGCGTCGCCGCCCGAGGACGACGTCGACTGGGCGGACGTCTCGCCGTCGGGCTCCGCGAAGTTCCTGGCGCGTGCCTGGCGGCTCGGCAACGACGTGACGAGTGCGGTCGGAGCCGATCCGGCCTCGGGTGACCGGGCCCTCCGGTCGGTCACGCACCGGACGGTCGCCGAGGCCGCCGAGCTCATGGAGGCCAACAAGTTCAACGTGGTGATCGCCAAGCTGATGGAACTCGTCAACGCGACGCGGAAGGCCATCGACTCCGGTGCCGGCGGTGCGGACCCCGCCGTCCGGGAGGCCACCGAGGCCGTCGCCATCCTCCTCAGCCTCTTCGCGCCCTACACGGCGGAGGACCTGTGGAACCGGCTGGGACACGAGGCCACGGTCGCCACCGCGGGCTGGCCCACCGTTGATCCCGCCCTGCTCACGCAGGAGACCGTCGTCGCCGTCGTCCAGGTGCAGGGCAAGGTGCGTGACCGCCTGACGGTGTCCCCGGACATCGCCGAGGACGAGCTGCGCGAGCTCGCACTGGCCAGCGACCAGGTGCAGCGCGTACTAGACGGCCGCGGTATCCGCACGGTGATCGTGCGGGCGCCGAAGCTGGTCAACATCGTGCCGGCCTGA